Proteins encoded together in one Papaver somniferum cultivar HN1 unplaced genomic scaffold, ASM357369v1 unplaced-scaffold_117, whole genome shotgun sequence window:
- the LOC113329505 gene encoding cytochrome P450 71A1-like has translation MSLPYFNMEFLPYNSLLLLLPLIFLPSLYFFITSKAKKNVIAEKPNFPPSPPKIPILGNFHQLGSHPHRSLHNLSQKYGPVMLLQLGRIPTLIINSAEAAKQILKTHDLEFCTRPDLVRPKRLTYNNLDIAFAPYGEYWKEVRKVSVHELLSMTRVQSFSAVRQEEVADMIKSISATSSASAPIDLFEKSLSLSDKIISRIAFGKRAQKGEKYENGRLKEIIYEAMAALGYMRASNFFPEVGWILDRLSGAYWATEKSFHDFDKFFQQVIDEHLDPARQKAEHDDIIDVLLKLEKDNPSSTVHFTHDHIKAILTNLFIAGVDTSAVTINWAMAELIKNPKAMKKVRDEVRSYVGKSKDKVEEKDLDQFPYLKMVVKETLRLHPPAPFLLPRESMTYSKIGGYDVYPKTRVLINAWGIGRDPACWEKPDAFYPDRFVDSSFDFTGQQSFELVPFGGGRRGCPGVNMGLVTIELALANLLYCFNWELPNGLKKEDANMEEVAGTIAAHMKDPLYLVPIKV, from the exons ATGTCTCTACCTTACTTCAATATGGAGTTTCTTCCTTATAACTCTCTCTTGTTATTGCTTCCtcttattttccttccttctCTATACTTTTTCATTACATCTAAAGCCAAGAAAAATGTTATTGCAGAAAAACCCAACTTTCCTCCTAGTCCTCCTAAGATACCTATCCTTGGTAACTTCCATCAACTTGGTTCGCACCCTCATCGTTCACTTCATAACCTATCTCAAAAATACGGTCCGGTTATGCTTCTACAGCTCGGCCGTATACCCACGCTCATAATTAACTCAGCTGAAGCTGCAAAACAAATATTGAAAACACATGATCTTGAGTTTTGTACTAGACCTGATTTGGTTCGTCCAAAGCGTCTTACGTATAATAACTTAGATATTGCTTTTGCACCTTACGGTGAGTATTGGAAAGAGGTTCGAAAAGTAAGTGTACATGAATTGCTAAGTATGACCAGAGTGCAATCCTTCTCGGCAGTTCGACAAGAAGAAGTTGCAGATATGATAAAATCTATCTCTGCTACTTCTTCTGCTTCTGCTCCTATTGATCTGTTTGAAAAATCCTTAAGTTTATCTGACAAAATTATTTCAAGGATAGCCTTTGGTAAGAGGGCtcaaaagggagagaaatatgaAAATGGTAGACTAAAAGAAATTATATACGAAGCCATGGCCGCGCTGGGTTATATGCGCGCGTCTAATTTCTTCCCTGAGGTAGGGTGGATTCTTGACAGACTCTCTGGAGCATATTGGGCAACTGAAAAAAGTTTCCATGATTTTGATAAATTTTTTCAACAAGTCATCGACGAACATCTTGATCCAGCAAGACAAAAGGCTGAACACGATGATATCATTGATGTTCTGCTCAAACTTGAAAAGGACAATCCATCTTCTACAGTTCATTTCACTCACGATCATATCAAGGCAATTCTTACT AATTTGTTTATTGCCGGGGTAGACACATCAGCTGTAACCATAAACTGGGCAATGGCAGAACTTATTAAAAATCCTAAAGCAATGAAAAAAGTACGAGACGAAGTTAGAAGCTACGTCGGTAAAAGCAAAGACAAGGTAGAAGAAAAGGATCTTGACCAATTCCCATACCTAAAGATGGTAGTGAAGGAGACCTTACGGCTACACCCTCCAGCTCCATTTTTGCTTCCCCGAGAGAGTATGACATACAGCAAGATAGGTGGGTACGATGTATACCCAAAAACAAGAGTCCTTATAAACGCATGGGGAATAGGGAGAGACCCAGCATGTTGGGAAAAACCAGATGCATTTTACCCAGACAGGTTCGTAGACAGCTCATTCGACTTCACAGGACAACAGAGTTTCGAACTTGTACCTTTTGGAGGAGGTCGACGAGGTTGCCCTGGTGTTAACATGGGGCTCGTAACTATAGAGCTTGCACTCGCAAATTTGTTGTACTGTTTTAATTGGGAGTTgccaaatgggttgaagaaagaagatgcaaacatggAGGAAGTGGCTGGTACTATTGCTGCTCATATGAAAGATCCTCTATACCTTGTACCTATTAAGGTATAA
- the LOC113329484 gene encoding protein ACCELERATED CELL DEATH 6-like, which produces MKTHIESNLLHVAVQFNKEVCVEEICRRCPSLLLQQNLEGDTPLHIAARMGLSDVVRVLFNSARQMNGEDDVEKGIGLELLGEESTRFFSSVAEVNEGYSSSVSMTKLQQLVRLTNNKKDTALHEALRNPSYGETVKLLAEADPSFAYCGNNAGETPLHLAVQHGEYFQVKFILNNLPIPSCSSPGGRTVLHNAILRHVDSGLMDIVDVLLENKRHLVKEADRDGRSALHYAAYDGNAELATKLLDVDPSAGYIKDKDGMTALHHAAGGNDNSTLHRRSDKFIENVIQRCPDSWELLDSEGRNFLHVAAKNRRFSTIKYVFDMKSNYMANNLICGRDKHGNTPWDLFVKSRGGVSHWRKDACYNIFLQDPRVIKVVGYKYRFMVDRVATHDSTRTQNTSKEKDKELSNDDKIPKQKEKTREKLENMSQSHMVVVTLIATVAFAAGFTLPGGYRNDGPEEGMATLAKKSAFIAFMVSNSLAMLLSLYALFIHFWTRFQTAMLNKYELISVAVPTLACTFFAILAMAVAFVTGTYTVISCFPGLAIPLCVLSCSFFVFAFNFLYMSYRWLDEEDRIPFLKFAITRVTRAFFFHS; this is translated from the exons ATGAAGACCCATATCGAGAGTAACTTGCTTCATGTTGCGGTGCAATTCAACAAAGAAGTGTGTGTTGAAGAGATTTGCAGAAGATGCCCGTCGTTGTTATTACAGCAGAACTTAGAGGGAGATACACCTTTACATATTGCTGCAAGGATGGGGTTATCTGATGTGGTCAGAGTTCTATTTAACAGTGCTCGTCAAATGAATGGAGAAGATGATGTTGAAAAAGGAATAGGACTCGAATTATTAGGAGAAGAAAGTACACGTTTTTTTAGCAGTGTTGCTGAAGTAAATGAAGGGTATTCGTCATCTGTGTCAATGACAAAATTGCAGCAACTAGTGAGGTTGACCAATAATAAGAAAGACACGGCGCTTCACGAGGCACTGCGAAACCCATCCTATGGCGAAACAGTGAAGTTGTTAGCAGAAGCAGACCCAAGTTTTGCATACTGTGGCAATAATGCTGGTGAAACCCCGCTTCACTTGGCAGTCCAGCATGGGGAGTATTTTCAAGTCAAATTTATCTTGAACAACTTGCCAATCCCATCTTGTAGTTCCCCTGGAGGAAGGACTGTATTGCACAATGCAATACTTCGCCATGTTGATTCAG GTCTAATGGACATAGTAGACGTATTGCTGGAAAATAAGAGACATCTAGTAAAAGAAGCAGACAGAGATGGGCGTTCTGCACTTCACTATGCTGCATATGATGGCAATGCAGAACTAGCTACAAAGCTGTTAGATGTTGATCCTTCAGCTGGATATATAAAGGACAAAGATGGCATGACTGCTCTTCATCATGCTGCGGGAGGGAATGATAATTCTACTTTACACCGCAGAAGTGATAAATTTATTGAAAATGTTATTCAACGATGTCCCGATTCTTGGGAACTGCTAGATAGTGAAGGCCGTAATTTTCTTCATGTTGCTGCTAAGAATAGACGATTCAGCACTATCAAGTATGTTTTCGATATGAAATCAAATTACATGGCAAATAATCTTATATGTGGCAGGGATAAGCATGGAAACACACCATGGGATCTGTTTGTCAAATCCAGAGGAGGTGTCAGTCACTGGCGCAAGGATGCGTGTTATAATATTTTTTTACAGGACCCTAGAGTGATCAAGGTCGTCGGTTACAAATACAGATTCATGGTTGATCGGGTTGCAACTCACGACAGTACTCGGACTCAGAATACTTCA AAAGAAAAAGACAAGGAACTAAGCAACGATGATAAAATACCAAagcagaaagaaaaaacaagagaaaagttAGAGAATATGAGCCAAAGCCATATGGTGGTGGTTACACTTATAGCAACTGTTGCATTTGCAGCTGGTTTTACATTGCCAGGAGGCTACAGAAATGATGGACCAGAAGAGGGTATGGCAACATTAGCTAAAAAATCAGCTTTTATTGCTTTCATGGTATCGAACAGTTTAGCAATGCTACTCTCCCTATATGCCCTCTTCATTCACTTTTGGACTAGGTTCCAAACCGCCATGCTAAACAAGTATGAATTAATATCAGTAGCTGTGCCAACACTTGCTTGTACATTCTTTGCCATTTTAGCAATGGCAGTTGCATTTGTGACAGGCACATACACAGTTATCAGCTGTTTTCCTGGGCTTGCCATACCCCTGTGTGTACTGAGCTGCAGTTTCTTCGTTTTCGCTTTTAATTTCCTCTACATGTCATACAGATGGTTGGACGAAGAGGATCGGATTCCATTTCTTAAGTTTGCTATTACTAGGGTTACACGTGCatttttcttccattcctga
- the LOC113329656 gene encoding uncharacterized protein LOC113329656, whose protein sequence is MEEEKNLDHGGSGGGGIGEIGGYWWWGLASAAQLAIGIRSYRRGYNGDGTLMPFKAFGVALIFLGSGAAAITGLLNLSGMHKVEDFKRLGANIRGGLGVPPRETQK, encoded by the exons ATGGAGGAGGAGAAAAATCTCGATCACGGCGGTAGCGGCGGCGGTGGTATTGGTGAAATTGGCGGATATTGGTGGTGGGGATTAGCAAGTGCAGCTCAATTAGCAATAGGAATAAGATCATACAGAAGAGGATACAACGGAGATGGAACATTAATGCCTTTCAAAGCTTTTGGTGTTGCtttaatatttcttggttctggtGCTGCTGCTATTACTGGATTGCTCAATCTCTCTGGTATGCACAAG GTTGAAGATTTCAAGAGATTGGGTGCAAATATCAGGGGTGGTTTAGGAGTTCCCCCTAGAGAAACTCAGAAatag
- the LOC113329593 gene encoding cytochrome P450 71B36-like — MEILPYNFLLLLSLLLIPSYLPITIKNRSYGSRTKPNFPPGPPSSLHQFMKQPHQAIAQLSKIYGPVMFIQYGRIPTVVISSAEDAEQLFKTHDIAFCNRVQLAGRKQLSYSYVDMALVLFGEYWREIRKISALELFTKKRVQSFKVNREEEVDALIDSVSSSLDTTAVNVFEKLASFTHETTCRVAFGQTRKQFDGRLVELLREVAILTSLSPSDYFPEVSWIIDRVTGIHGKTEKCFHELDDLLQQIIDENDIPERLELEHEDIIDVLLKLMKAQMSTIRLTNDHIKAVILNIYLGGVDTTTGVMTWAMAELAKDSKYTIGNCLKD; from the exons ATGGAGATTCTTCCTTATAATTTCCTCCTACTTCTCTCCTTGCTTCTCATTCCTTCATATCTTCCTATTACAATCAAAAACAGAAGCTATGGAAGTCGAACCAAACCCAACTTCCCACCTGGTCCTCCAAGTAGTTTACATCAATTTATGAAACAGCCCCATCAAGCAATCGCACAACTATCCAAAATTTATGGTCCAGTCATGTTTATACAATACGGTCGTATACCAACAGTCGTAATCTCCTCTGCTGAAGATGCCGAACAACTCTTCAAAACACATGATATTGCGTTTTGCAATAGAGTTCAACTTGCTGGGAGAAAACAGCTTTCGTATAGTTATGTGGATATGGCTTTAGTACTTTTTGGAGAGTACTGGAGAGAGATTCGAAAAATAAGCGCCCTTGAACTCTTTACTAAGAAAAGAGTGCAATCTTTTAAGGTCAACAGGGAAGAAGAGGTTGATGCTTTGATTGATTCCGTATCTTCTTCTTTAGATACTACTGCTGTTAACGTTTTCGAAAAGTTAGCAAGTTTCACACATGAAACAACCTGTAGAGTTGCTTTTGGTCAGACTAGGAAACAGTTTGATGGAAGACTTGTAGAACTTCTTCGTGAAGTCGCCATTTTGACTAGTTTATCTCCATCCGACTACTTTCCAGAGGTGAGTTGGATTATCGATAGGGTCACTGGAATCCATGGTAAAACAGAAAAATGCTTTCATGAATTGGACGATTTGTTGCAACAAATCATAGACGAAAATGACATCCCGGAACGACTGGAACTGGAGCACGAAGATATCATAGACGTCTTGCTTAAACTAATGAAGGCTCAAATGAGTACAATTCGTCTTACTAACGACCATATTAAAGCAGTTATTCTg AATATATACCTTGGTGGAGTAGACACAACAACTGGTGTAATGACTTGGGCAATGGCAGAACTGGCTAAAGATTCCAAATATACGATTGGGAATTGCCTAAAGGATTGA
- the LOC113329655 gene encoding uncharacterized protein LOC113329655: protein MEGAKPCVTPVSATDKLSSSSGELLSNPIEYRSLVGALQYLTWTRPDITYAVNLVCQYMQHPTTTHLIASKRILRYIKGTLDFGLKFTRGSSFLLGFSDADWAGSIDDRRSTRGYCVFLGSNIISWSSKKQTTVARSSTEAEYRTLAHSAAEMVWICYLLNDLHFPISESLFKGNLWMVYVHTLDQIADIFTKGLHSPRFLFLRDKLMVVQIPISFRGDNNIVIKVTDVTAQDMEAVQDKGNCSAG from the exons ATGGAAGGTGCTAAGCCTTGTGTTACTCCAGTCTCAGCAACAGACAAGCTATCTTCTTCTTCAGGTGAACTTCTCTCAAACCCAATTGAATACAGATCTTTAGTTGGTGCTTTGCAGTATCTTACATGGACCAGACCAGATATTACTTATGCTGTCAATCTTGTATGTCAGTACATGCAGCATCCTACCACTACTCATCTTATAGCTTCCAAGAGAATTCTAAGATATATCAAGGGTACTTTGGATTTTGGTTTGAAGTTCACAAGGGGAAGTTCTTTTCTTTTAGGATTTtctgatgcagattgggcaggatcAATTGATGATAGAAGATCTACTAGAGGTTATTGTGTTTTTCTTGGCTCAAATATTATTTCCTGGTCTTCTAAAAAGCAAACTACAGTGGCTAGATCTAGTACAGAAGCAGAATACAGAACTTTGGCTCATAGTGCAGCTGAAATGGTGTGGATCTGTTATCTCTTGAATGATCTGCATTTTCCAATTTCAG AGAGCTTGTTCAAGGGAAATCTTTGGATGGTTTATGTTCATACATTAGATCAAATTGCTGATATTTTTACCAAGGGTCTTCATAGTCCACGGTTTCTATTTCTCAGAGACAAACTAATGGTTGTTCAGATACCCATCAGTTTCCGGGGGGATAATAACATAGTCATTAAAGTTACAGATGTTACAGCTCAGGATATGGAAGCGGTGCAGGATAAGGGAAATTGCAGTGCAGGTTAA